The Pseudosulfitobacter pseudonitzschiae genome includes a region encoding these proteins:
- a CDS encoding DnaJ C-terminal domain-containing protein, which yields MIKDPYAALGLTKDATADEIKKAYRKIARTDHPDLNPDDPRAEARFKDAGRAYDLLKDPEQRRRFDAGEIDASGAEQAPRGYYRDEARRPENPYTQSRTSSGGNPFQDGFDADDFFANFARGRGAGYGRGAPGDMLGQDVQYRLGVPFLDAALGAKTRITLPDGSALEVTIPEGARDGQTLRLRGKGTSGFGAGQPGDAFITLDVTPSPDFERDGDDIVVTLPITIDEAILGGKVPVRTVSGTVNVSVPSGASSGQVLRLKGRGLKGRSGKGDQRITLRIVSPPKIDAALKTFMEGWRADHAYNPRAGKERS from the coding sequence ATGATAAAAGATCCCTATGCCGCACTTGGCTTGACCAAAGACGCTACTGCGGACGAAATCAAGAAGGCCTATCGCAAGATCGCGCGTACCGATCACCCCGACCTGAACCCCGATGATCCGCGGGCCGAAGCGCGGTTCAAGGATGCGGGGCGGGCCTATGACCTGCTGAAAGATCCCGAACAGCGCCGCCGGTTCGACGCCGGAGAGATCGACGCATCGGGCGCAGAGCAGGCGCCGCGTGGCTATTACCGTGACGAGGCGCGCAGGCCGGAAAACCCCTATACACAAAGCCGGACGTCTTCGGGCGGCAACCCGTTCCAGGACGGTTTTGACGCGGATGATTTCTTTGCCAACTTTGCCCGCGGCCGTGGCGCGGGCTATGGTCGTGGCGCGCCCGGTGATATGCTTGGGCAGGACGTTCAATACCGCCTTGGCGTGCCGTTTCTGGATGCTGCGCTAGGCGCCAAGACGCGGATCACCCTGCCCGATGGCAGTGCGCTTGAGGTGACGATCCCCGAAGGGGCACGCGACGGGCAGACATTGCGATTGCGCGGCAAGGGCACGTCCGGCTTTGGTGCGGGCCAGCCTGGCGATGCCTTTATCACGCTGGATGTTACTCCAAGCCCCGACTTTGAGCGGGACGGGGATGATATTGTTGTCACCCTGCCCATCACCATCGACGAGGCGATTTTGGGCGGTAAGGTGCCCGTGCGCACCGTGTCGGGAACGGTGAATGTCAGCGTGCCGTCCGGTGCCAGTTCTGGTCAGGTTCTGCGGTTGAAGGGGCGCGGCCTTAAGGGGCGCAGTGGCAAGGGCGACCAGCGGATCACGTTGCGCATTGTTAGCCCGCCCAAGATCGACGCCGCGTTAAAAACCTTCATGGAAGGCTGGCGGGCAGATCACGCCT